One window of the Capnocytophaga haemolytica genome contains the following:
- the bioA gene encoding adenosylmethionine--8-amino-7-oxononanoate transaminase: MTLQERDARHLWHPYTQHQTAAKPLGIVRGKDALLWDEDGKEYIDAIASWWVNPFGHSNEALAKAAYKQLTELEHVLFGGFTHRPAVELAEKLISILPSNQQKLFFSDNGSTAVEIAIKMALQYFFNKGEQRFTVIALENAFHGDTFAAMAASGISFFTEAFADHLLKVVRIPAPVAGSDAAAKALRAAIAAHNPAAFIFEPLVQGAVGMNIYPAESLDELIRIAKESGVLTIADEVMTGFGRTGRTFASNYLTEQPDIMCLSKALTGGTIPLAVTTATQAVFDAFYSEDINKALFHGHTYTANPTGCAIALEAIHLLESEEMQANIQRIMGRHKAFVAHIAQHPKVQNGRTLGVIMAFELKTAENTDYYGSFRDRLYNFFISEGVLLRPVGNTIYILPPYIISDTQLSRVYEVIEKAIERF, translated from the coding sequence ATGACATTACAAGAAAGAGATGCGCGCCACTTGTGGCACCCTTATACGCAACACCAAACCGCTGCCAAGCCTTTGGGGATAGTGCGCGGGAAAGACGCCCTCCTCTGGGACGAGGACGGCAAAGAATACATCGATGCGATTGCCAGCTGGTGGGTAAACCCCTTTGGGCATAGCAATGAGGCTTTGGCAAAGGCTGCCTACAAACAGCTCACCGAATTGGAGCACGTACTTTTCGGGGGCTTTACCCATCGCCCAGCAGTGGAACTCGCTGAGAAACTCATCAGTATACTGCCCAGCAATCAGCAGAAATTGTTCTTCTCAGACAATGGTTCTACGGCAGTGGAAATTGCCATTAAGATGGCTTTGCAATACTTCTTTAACAAGGGCGAACAGCGCTTTACGGTGATAGCCTTGGAGAATGCTTTCCACGGCGATACCTTTGCAGCTATGGCAGCCTCAGGGATTTCGTTCTTTACAGAAGCCTTTGCCGACCACCTGCTCAAAGTGGTGCGTATCCCTGCCCCTGTAGCAGGCAGTGATGCAGCAGCGAAAGCCCTCAGAGCGGCTATTGCAGCGCATAACCCAGCGGCTTTTATCTTTGAGCCTTTGGTGCAGGGGGCGGTAGGAATGAATATCTACCCCGCTGAGAGCCTCGACGAGCTTATCCGCATTGCTAAAGAGAGCGGCGTGCTCACTATCGCTGATGAGGTGATGACAGGATTTGGACGCACAGGGCGCACCTTTGCCTCAAACTACCTCACCGAGCAGCCCGACATTATGTGTCTATCCAAAGCCCTGACAGGTGGCACGATTCCGCTGGCAGTAACCACGGCTACGCAGGCGGTGTTTGATGCCTTTTACAGTGAGGACATCAATAAAGCCCTCTTCCACGGGCATACGTATACAGCCAACCCGACAGGTTGTGCCATCGCCTTAGAAGCGATACACCTTTTGGAAAGTGAAGAGATGCAAGCCAACATACAGCGCATTATGGGCAGACACAAGGCGTTTGTGGCGCACATAGCTCAGCACCCCAAAGTGCAGAATGGGCGTACCCTCGGAGTGATTATGGCTTTTGAGCTCAAAACAGCTGAAAATACGGACTATTACGGTTCGTTCCGCGATAGGTTGTACAACTTCTTCATTAGCGAAGGAGTGCTGCTGCGCCCTGTGGGGAATACGATTTATATACTGCCGCCTTATATTATTAGTGATACACAACTCAGCAGGGTGTATGAGGTGATAGAGAAGGCAATAGAACGATTTTAA
- the dprA gene encoding DNA-processing protein DprA codes for MRDEELIYRIALRDLIGDRAARVLIDTQGSAKAVLTDGEEVTQLLALGHIQGQHLTVREALHKAEEELNYAYHNGIKILSYTDADYPQLLYQCEDAPVVLYQRGSINLEGKRLISVVGTRKASAEGLRFCQRLIAAVAPFDPVIVSGFAYGVDIVAHRAAMAHGLQTIACLGHGFQRIYPQEHSVYCAAMEANGGLFTDYGHLSPFKPTNFLARNRIVAGLSEATVVIESGQRGGSLSTAGLAFEYNREVFAVPGRPIDVNSVGCNELIYRHKAEILLRPEQLAEDLGWC; via the coding sequence ATGAGAGATGAAGAATTAATATACCGCATTGCACTTAGAGATTTAATAGGTGATAGAGCTGCAAGAGTGTTGATTGACACACAGGGCAGTGCAAAGGCAGTACTAACCGATGGCGAGGAGGTAACACAGCTCTTAGCATTGGGGCATATTCAAGGGCAGCATTTGACGGTAAGAGAAGCACTTCATAAGGCTGAAGAGGAGCTTAATTACGCCTATCACAATGGTATAAAGATACTTAGTTACACCGATGCCGACTATCCTCAGCTTTTATACCAATGTGAAGATGCTCCTGTGGTGCTCTACCAGCGTGGATCTATCAACTTGGAAGGTAAGCGCTTGATTAGTGTGGTAGGCACGCGCAAGGCGAGTGCTGAAGGGTTGCGCTTTTGTCAGCGACTTATTGCAGCGGTGGCACCCTTTGATCCTGTGATTGTCAGTGGCTTTGCTTATGGTGTGGACATTGTAGCACATCGTGCAGCGATGGCACACGGCTTGCAAACGATCGCTTGTTTGGGGCACGGCTTTCAAAGGATATACCCCCAAGAGCATTCTGTGTATTGTGCAGCTATGGAAGCCAATGGAGGGCTCTTTACTGACTACGGACATCTATCTCCCTTTAAACCTACGAACTTCTTAGCGCGCAATCGTATCGTGGCAGGCTTATCGGAGGCAACCGTAGTGATAGAGTCGGGACAGAGAGGAGGAAGCCTATCGACAGCAGGGCTGGCTTTTGAGTACAACCGTGAGGTATTTGCCGTACCTGGACGCCCTATTGATGTGAATAGTGTGGGCTGTAACGAGCTTATTTATCGACATAAAGCTGAAATACTGCTACGCCCTGAACAACTTGCAGAGGATTTAGGTTGGTGCTAA
- the lysA gene encoding diaminopimelate decarboxylase: protein MNNTDLLSIAERFGSPVYVYDAEKIASQYARLTSAFAAVPHLRINYAMKALSNLSVLRLMHKLGSGLDTVSIQEVQLGLRAGFAPEQIIFTPNGVSMDEIEQAAALGVQLNIDNLSFLEQFGSKHPEVPVCIRINPHVMAGGNSKISVGHIDSKFGISIHQIPHILRIVENTKMHINGIHMHTGSDILDIDVFLYAAEILFEAAQHFKDLRFIDFGSGFKVPYKQGDIQTDIEELGQRLGQRFLEFCDTYGRELTLAFEPGKFLVSEAGYFLVKVNVVKQTTSTVFAGVDTGFNHLIRPMFYGATHFIENLSNPEGKKRFYSVVGYICETDTFASNRQIAEITEGDILCFHNAGAYCYTMASNYNSRLRPAEVLWTGSEAKLIRRAETFEDLVRGQIEVDI from the coding sequence ATGAATAATACAGATTTACTATCCATTGCGGAGCGTTTCGGCAGTCCCGTGTATGTGTACGATGCCGAGAAGATTGCTAGCCAATACGCCCGCCTTACTTCAGCCTTTGCGGCAGTGCCCCATCTACGTATCAACTATGCGATGAAAGCCCTATCGAACCTATCGGTGCTGCGGCTGATGCACAAGCTCGGCAGTGGCTTAGATACGGTGTCTATTCAAGAGGTGCAGCTCGGCTTGCGGGCGGGTTTTGCCCCTGAGCAAATCATCTTTACCCCCAACGGCGTTTCGATGGACGAGATAGAACAGGCAGCGGCTCTGGGCGTGCAACTCAACATCGACAACCTCTCGTTCTTGGAACAGTTTGGCAGCAAACACCCTGAGGTACCTGTGTGTATACGCATCAACCCGCACGTAATGGCGGGAGGTAATTCAAAGATATCGGTGGGACATATTGATAGTAAATTTGGCATTAGCATACACCAGATTCCGCACATCTTGCGCATTGTGGAGAATACCAAAATGCATATCAATGGCATCCATATGCATACGGGTAGCGACATCTTGGATATAGACGTGTTTCTCTATGCGGCAGAGATACTCTTTGAGGCGGCACAGCACTTCAAGGATCTGCGGTTTATTGACTTCGGTAGCGGCTTTAAGGTACCGTATAAGCAGGGCGATATACAGACGGACATCGAGGAGCTCGGACAGCGTTTGGGGCAACGCTTCTTGGAGTTCTGCGATACCTACGGGCGCGAGCTTACGCTTGCCTTTGAGCCTGGTAAGTTTTTAGTGAGCGAGGCGGGGTACTTCTTAGTGAAGGTGAATGTGGTAAAGCAAACGACCTCAACCGTCTTTGCGGGTGTGGATACAGGCTTTAATCACCTCATACGCCCAATGTTTTACGGGGCAACGCACTTCATTGAGAATCTTTCCAACCCTGAGGGTAAGAAGCGTTTCTACTCGGTGGTGGGGTACATCTGCGAGACCGATACCTTTGCCTCTAACCGCCAGATTGCCGAGATTACGGAAGGCGATATTCTCTGTTTCCACAATGCAGGTGCTTACTGCTATACGATGGCGAGCAACTACAACTCGCGTCTGCGTCCTGCGGAAGTGCTTTGGACAGGTAGCGAGGCTAAGCTCATCCGCCGCGCTGAGACCTTTGAAGATTTGGTACGTGGGCAAATAGAGGTTGATATATAA
- the fumC gene encoding class II fumarate hydratase yields the protein MSYRIEKDTLGEVKVPADKYWGAQTERSRNNFKIGPAASMPKEIIRGFAYLKKAAAYANYDLGVLSQEKRDLIAKVCDEILEGKLDDEFPLVIWQTGSGTQSNMNVNEVIANRAQVLAGGEIGKGDPVMKANDDVNKSQSSNDTFPTGMHIACYKAVVEHTIPAVEKLRDTLKAKAEAFKDVVKIGRTHLMDATPLTLGQEISGYVAQLDHGIKALKNTLAHLSELALGGTAVGTGLNTPKGYDVKVAEYIAKFTGLPFVTAPNKFEALASHDAIVESHGALKQLAVSLNKIANDIRMMASGPRSGIGEILIPANEPGSSIMPGKVNPTQCEAMTMVAAQVMGNDVTISVAGAQGHYELNVFKPVMAANYLQSARLLGDACLSFEEHCASGIEPNYKRIKELVDNSLMLVTALNTKIGYYKAAEIAQTAHRNGTTLKEEAVRLGYVTAEDFDKWVRPEDMVGSLK from the coding sequence ATGAGTTACAGAATTGAAAAAGACACATTAGGCGAGGTGAAAGTCCCTGCCGACAAGTATTGGGGCGCACAGACAGAACGCTCGCGCAACAACTTTAAGATTGGTCCAGCAGCGTCAATGCCCAAAGAGATTATCCGTGGCTTTGCTTACCTGAAAAAGGCGGCTGCTTATGCTAATTATGACCTCGGGGTATTGTCTCAGGAGAAACGCGACCTCATCGCTAAGGTTTGTGATGAGATCTTGGAAGGTAAACTTGATGATGAGTTTCCGTTAGTAATCTGGCAGACAGGCTCGGGTACGCAGTCGAATATGAATGTAAATGAGGTGATTGCCAATCGTGCGCAGGTGCTTGCTGGTGGCGAGATCGGTAAGGGCGACCCTGTGATGAAAGCCAATGACGATGTGAATAAATCGCAATCCTCTAACGATACTTTCCCAACAGGGATGCACATTGCTTGCTACAAAGCGGTAGTAGAGCACACCATCCCTGCGGTAGAAAAACTGCGTGACACGCTCAAAGCGAAGGCTGAGGCGTTTAAAGACGTGGTGAAGATCGGTCGTACCCACCTTATGGATGCTACTCCACTGACGCTCGGTCAGGAGATTTCGGGTTATGTGGCACAGCTCGACCACGGCATTAAGGCTTTGAAGAATACCTTGGCACACCTTTCGGAATTGGCACTTGGGGGCACTGCCGTAGGCACAGGGCTAAATACACCTAAGGGTTATGACGTGAAGGTAGCGGAATATATCGCGAAGTTTACAGGATTGCCATTCGTAACGGCACCTAACAAGTTTGAGGCGTTGGCTTCACACGATGCGATTGTAGAAAGCCACGGTGCATTGAAGCAACTTGCCGTGTCGCTCAACAAGATTGCGAACGACATCCGTATGATGGCATCAGGACCACGCTCGGGTATTGGCGAAATACTTATCCCTGCGAATGAGCCAGGTAGCTCTATTATGCCAGGGAAGGTGAACCCTACCCAATGTGAGGCGATGACGATGGTGGCGGCTCAGGTGATGGGTAACGACGTAACCATCAGTGTAGCTGGGGCGCAAGGACACTACGAGCTGAACGTCTTCAAACCTGTGATGGCTGCCAACTACTTGCAATCAGCACGCCTGCTGGGTGATGCTTGCCTCTCATTTGAAGAGCACTGTGCAAGCGGCATTGAGCCTAACTACAAACGTATCAAGGAACTCGTGGATAACTCGCTGATGTTAGTTACAGCTCTTAATACCAAGATAGGCTATTACAAAGCAGCTGAAATCGCACAGACGGCACACCGCAATGGAACTACTTTAAAAGAAGAGGCGGTGCGTTTAGGCTATGTAACTGCCGAAGATTTTGACAAGTGGGTACGTCCAGAAGATATGGTAGGGTCTTTAAAATAG
- a CDS encoding beta-N-acetylhexosaminidase, with protein sequence MKIKIVSTLLLLVAMISCKSKTGNDVNAEATSADYNVIPAVKSMNVAQSEEGAFHLNSSTKIVFPQNDADLQRYAGFLQEFIKKQTGLQLEVSSAQGKTDNSISLVKNLNNTNKEAYRVSISANGIVVDGVANGGVFYGVQFLRKAIPVKKAAEVIFKAGTIDDQPYFAYRGAHLDSARHFFTADSVRIFIDMMALHNMNKFHWHLTDDQGWRIESKRFPKLTTLGSTRTQTVIGRNSGEYDGKPHGGFYSQEELKSIVKYAQDRNITIIPEVDLPGHMLAALAAYPELGCTGGPYHVMETWGVAEDVLCAGNPQTYDFIKGILEEVTEIFPSEYIHIGGDECPKVSWHKCPKCQARIKELGIKGDKKHTAEEYLQSHVITFAEDVLAKKGRRIIGWDEILEGGLAPNATVMSWRGIEGAVEAAKSDHDAIMTPMSHLYLDYYQTDKIEKEPLAIGGCITVERVYSFNPFPDALNEAQRKHILGVQGNIWTEYIKTFKHVEYMALPRFAALAEVQWEDPAKPKNYENFVQRLPRLLAIYKLEGYNYATHVFGLREDVKADKDGIAVSFSCLENTPIYYTTDGSDPTEKSALYTSTLHFTKNTLVKAKTKGSQGESTFEQQFYFNKATARPVQLLTKPNSAYTYKGVSTLFDGIKGNSNSRSGNWIGFKEEDCEVIIPLGTPTKVKEVAFDTYIDTGDWIYPPTYVEVSTSNDGKTFQKAADLKVPVPTSAIKEIKTYKVDFQEKETSYLKVRINTLKKIPAFHQGAAGNPAFLFIDEIEVN encoded by the coding sequence ATGAAGATAAAAATAGTTAGTACATTGCTGCTATTGGTGGCAATGATCTCGTGTAAATCAAAAACGGGGAACGACGTAAACGCTGAGGCTACTTCGGCGGACTACAACGTGATCCCCGCGGTGAAATCAATGAACGTAGCCCAGAGTGAGGAAGGTGCTTTTCACCTGAATTCATCTACTAAGATTGTGTTTCCTCAGAATGACGCCGACTTGCAGCGTTATGCGGGCTTTCTGCAGGAATTCATCAAAAAACAAACAGGCCTGCAACTTGAAGTCAGTTCAGCGCAAGGAAAGACGGACAACAGCATTTCGCTGGTGAAAAATCTTAACAATACCAATAAAGAAGCGTATCGAGTGAGCATCAGCGCCAACGGGATCGTAGTGGATGGGGTGGCTAACGGCGGCGTTTTCTACGGAGTTCAGTTTCTGAGAAAAGCTATCCCTGTGAAAAAAGCAGCGGAGGTGATCTTCAAAGCGGGAACAATTGATGATCAGCCTTATTTTGCTTACCGTGGTGCGCATTTGGATAGTGCTCGCCATTTTTTCACTGCCGATTCGGTGCGGATCTTCATCGATATGATGGCTTTGCACAATATGAATAAATTCCATTGGCATTTAACGGACGATCAGGGTTGGCGTATTGAATCGAAGCGATTTCCAAAGTTGACGACCCTCGGCTCAACGAGAACGCAGACGGTTATCGGGAGAAATAGTGGCGAGTACGACGGGAAGCCTCACGGCGGCTTTTATTCACAAGAAGAACTTAAGAGTATCGTGAAATACGCTCAGGATCGCAATATTACGATTATCCCTGAGGTGGATTTGCCTGGGCATATGCTTGCTGCGCTGGCGGCTTACCCCGAATTGGGATGCACAGGAGGTCCGTATCACGTGATGGAAACGTGGGGCGTGGCTGAAGATGTGCTTTGCGCTGGAAACCCTCAAACTTATGATTTTATCAAGGGAATCTTGGAGGAGGTAACTGAAATTTTCCCGTCGGAGTACATCCACATTGGTGGGGACGAATGTCCGAAAGTAAGCTGGCATAAATGCCCTAAGTGTCAGGCAAGAATCAAAGAATTAGGCATTAAAGGAGATAAGAAACACACTGCTGAAGAGTATCTTCAGAGCCACGTGATTACGTTTGCCGAAGATGTTTTAGCAAAAAAGGGTAGAAGAATTATCGGTTGGGACGAAATTTTGGAAGGTGGACTGGCGCCAAATGCAACGGTGATGTCTTGGCGTGGCATCGAGGGTGCGGTAGAGGCCGCCAAATCGGATCACGATGCGATTATGACCCCGATGTCGCACCTCTATTTGGATTATTATCAGACGGATAAAATCGAAAAAGAACCACTGGCGATTGGCGGGTGCATCACTGTCGAAAGGGTGTATAGCTTCAATCCTTTCCCCGACGCGCTCAATGAGGCGCAGCGCAAACATATTTTGGGCGTGCAGGGCAATATCTGGACGGAATATATCAAGACCTTCAAGCACGTGGAATATATGGCGCTGCCTCGCTTCGCCGCTTTGGCAGAAGTGCAGTGGGAAGACCCAGCTAAGCCTAAAAATTATGAAAATTTCGTGCAGCGATTGCCCAGATTGTTAGCGATTTATAAGCTCGAGGGCTACAATTATGCGACACACGTTTTTGGCTTGCGCGAAGATGTAAAAGCCGATAAGGACGGCATCGCGGTTAGTTTTTCTTGTCTGGAAAATACACCTATATATTATACCACTGACGGCAGCGATCCGACAGAGAAATCAGCTCTGTACACCAGCACGCTTCATTTCACGAAAAATACGTTGGTAAAAGCAAAAACTAAGGGCAGCCAAGGCGAAAGTACTTTTGAGCAGCAATTTTATTTTAATAAGGCAACCGCGCGCCCAGTGCAATTGCTTACAAAACCCAACAGTGCCTACACTTACAAGGGCGTCAGCACGCTTTTCGACGGCATCAAGGGGAATAGCAACTCTCGGTCTGGCAATTGGATAGGCTTCAAAGAAGAAGATTGTGAGGTGATTATTCCACTCGGGACTCCTACCAAAGTGAAGGAGGTCGCCTTTGATACATATATCGATACGGGCGATTGGATCTATCCGCCGACTTATGTGGAAGTATCTACCTCAAATGACGGAAAAACATTTCAAAAAGCGGCAGACCTAAAGGTCCCTGTTCCTACCTCAGCGATAAAGGAGATCAAGACCTACAAAGTTGATTTTCAAGAGAAAGAAACAAGCTACTTAAAAGTGAGAATCAATACGTTGAAAAAAATTCCAGCTTTTCATCAAGGAGCTGCAGGGAATCCAGCGTTCCTATTTATCGATGAGATCGAAGTAAATTAA